From a single Parambassis ranga chromosome 2, fParRan2.1, whole genome shotgun sequence genomic region:
- the LOC114444851 gene encoding immunoglobulin lambda-1 light chain-like, which produces MEIFSIFGPGTKLIVTEQQVVKPVVSVYPAAPTGRPEGSSSLLCLASDMFPPLVRFSWKRQKENGSLEELHPAEGEQLELRETGHSAAILFVQQQESSSYKYSCFVNHEGGTVKAQTEQELPAAASCPPEREPADLPAVQLTDWSFRSQCRVKLLLLIYTVLIVKSLLYCCGLSLLMIG; this is translated from the exons atggagattttcagt atctttggtcctggaactaaactgatagtaacag agcagcaggtggtgaagCCCGTGGTGAGCGTGTacccagcagcacccacaggccGTCCTGAGGGgagcagctccctgctgtgtctggcctcagacatgtttcctcctctggtccGCTTCTCCTggaaaagacagaaggagaatggctcgctggaggagctgcatcctgctgagggagagcagctggagctcagagagacGGGACACAGCGCCGCCATCttgtttgtccagcagcaggagagcagcagttATAAGTACAGCTGTTTTGTGAACCATGAGGGGGGCACAGTGAAGGCCCAAACAGAGCAAG agcttccagctgcagcttcctgtcctccagagagagaacctgcagacctgccagctgtgcagctcaCTGACT ggtcCTTCCGGTCTCAGTGCAGggtgaagctgctcctgctgatctacactgtgctgatagtgaagagtctgctgtactgctgtggactctctctgctgatgatCGGCTGA